A window of Clostridium botulinum BKT015925 contains these coding sequences:
- a CDS encoding tRNA (adenine(22)-N(1))-methyltransferase, whose protein sequence is MNISLRLKTIGLLVDKCEKICDIGTDHAYLPIYLIEKNICNNAIASDINKGPVEKAKSNIKKQGLSDKITCRLGGGLKTIKPNEVDVAIIAGMGGNLIRDIIEESKDVFKRLDYCILQPVQNPDILRKYIYESGYDILDEELCIDEGKYYEIIKIKYNNKCEKVEDVYYEVGKKLIDKKHPLIKDYINFKIDKYKNIVKYIKDDTELASIRKSELNNNIIKLEELIKCL, encoded by the coding sequence ATGAATATAAGTTTAAGATTAAAAACAATTGGATTACTAGTAGATAAATGTGAAAAAATATGTGATATAGGTACAGATCATGCATATCTTCCTATATATTTAATAGAAAAAAATATTTGTAATAATGCTATTGCATCAGATATTAATAAAGGACCTGTTGAAAAAGCAAAATCTAATATTAAAAAACAAGGGTTAAGTGATAAGATAACTTGTAGACTTGGTGGAGGACTTAAAACTATAAAACCTAATGAAGTAGATGTTGCCATTATTGCAGGAATGGGTGGAAATCTAATAAGAGATATCATAGAAGAAAGTAAAGATGTGTTTAAAAGATTGGATTATTGTATATTACAACCAGTACAAAATCCAGATATATTACGAAAATACATATATGAAAGTGGATATGATATTTTAGATGAGGAATTATGTATTGATGAAGGAAAATACTATGAAATAATAAAAATAAAATATAATAATAAATGTGAAAAAGTAGAAGATGTATATTATGAAGTTGGCAAAAAATTAATAGATAAAAAGCATCCGTTGATAAAAGATTATATAAATTTTAAAATAGACAAATATAAAAACATTGTTAAATATATAAAGGATGATACTGAACTTGCGAGCATAAGAAAAAGCGAGTTAAATAATAATATTATAAAATTGGAGGAGTTAATAAAATGTCTTTAA
- a CDS encoding heparinase II/III family protein, which translates to MKNKYFKDAGNLYLRTDWNRNATFSYFHNGSIGGGHGHADLLHYDITYKGKNFLIDTGRYTYLEENKYRNYFKSAYAHNTIVVDNDPFTTIKDSWCFNKVAEPFKNYVNFKDDINYIEMMFNGILDNKNSYIIIRKVINIEPSIWIIIDHIKSSGPHTINKFYHLDTDVTVSFKINYSLLEKDNENLSINHFGIDDIKIKNDYISKHFNNLENSKTIVSQKSFIDIGTCYDVIYEKELRDDIQITPAKLYQAGKVNPLSDNDATAIEIKINNKTYLISVTHREIFSGNKLLLFNNTIPLYGKTIVIESILNHMNYIKLKY; encoded by the coding sequence ATGAAAAATAAATATTTTAAAGATGCAGGAAATCTTTATTTAAGAACTGATTGGAATCGCAATGCAACTTTTAGCTATTTTCATAATGGATCAATAGGTGGTGGTCATGGACATGCAGACTTATTACATTATGATATAACATATAAAGGGAAAAATTTTTTAATAGATACTGGAAGATATACTTATTTAGAAGAAAATAAATATAGAAATTATTTTAAAAGCGCCTATGCACATAACACTATCGTAGTAGACAATGATCCTTTTACAACTATCAAGGATTCGTGGTGTTTTAACAAAGTGGCAGAACCTTTTAAAAACTATGTTAATTTTAAAGATGACATTAATTATATTGAAATGATGTTTAACGGCATACTTGATAATAAAAATAGTTATATAATCATAAGAAAAGTTATAAATATTGAACCTTCTATTTGGATTATAATTGATCATATAAAATCTAGTGGTCCTCATACCATAAATAAATTTTATCACTTAGATACTGATGTTACTGTATCTTTTAAAATAAATTACAGCCTTTTAGAAAAAGACAATGAAAATTTATCAATAAATCACTTTGGAATAGATGATATAAAAATTAAAAACGATTATATCTCAAAACATTTTAACAACCTTGAAAATAGTAAAACAATAGTATCCCAAAAATCATTTATTGATATAGGTACTTGTTATGATGTTATTTACGAAAAAGAATTAAGAGATGATATACAAATAACCCCTGCAAAATTATATCAAGCTGGCAAAGTAAATCCTTTGTCAGACAATGATGCAACAGCTATAGAGATTAAAATAAACAATAAAACTTATTTAATTTCAGTAACTCATAGAGAAATTTTTAGTGGAAATAAATTATTACTGTTTAACAACACTATTCCTCTTTATGGTAAAACCATCGTTATAGAAAGTATACTAAACCATATGAATTATATAAAATTAAAATACTAA
- a CDS encoding IS256-like element ISCbo4 family transposase: MRNFEVPDFDYKEEVKKCKSLDDVMGKNGLIQRMLKDVIQNILEAEMEDHLGRDKYERNSENNSKNYRNGYSKKNIRSSFGDIDVDIPRDRNAEFEPKVIKKYETVCNELDKKVIGLYARGMSTRDIQAEIEDLYGITISPSMVSKITDKVIGAATAWQNRTLDRIYPIVYMDAMHFKVRDDNRIVSKAAYICMAYDMSGHKDILGIWVGESEGAKFWLSVCNDLKNRGVKQILIACMDGLRGLPDAIKTVYPEVSIQTCIVHQIRNSLKYIASKDKKEFIKDLKLIYKATTEELALLELDNLKEKWGSKYGIVIDSWYNNWDNLSTFFEFSPEIRKMIYTTNALEGFNRQIRKFTKTRTVFPTDESLKKSLYLATMEIMEKWTSPRQNWALTLGQLTITFGNKIDEFLA, encoded by the coding sequence ATGAGAAATTTTGAAGTACCTGATTTTGATTACAAAGAAGAAGTTAAGAAATGCAAAAGTTTAGATGATGTTATGGGTAAAAACGGATTAATACAAAGAATGTTAAAAGACGTTATTCAAAATATATTGGAAGCAGAAATGGAAGATCATTTGGGAAGAGATAAATATGAAAGAAATTCTGAAAATAATAGTAAAAATTATCGCAATGGCTATAGTAAAAAGAATATACGCAGTAGCTTTGGAGATATAGATGTAGATATTCCAAGGGATAGAAATGCTGAATTCGAACCAAAAGTAATTAAAAAGTATGAAACTGTTTGCAATGAACTAGACAAAAAGGTTATTGGTCTTTATGCACGGGGTATGTCTACACGTGATATACAAGCGGAAATAGAAGACCTTTATGGGATTACTATATCACCATCAATGGTATCAAAAATCACTGATAAGGTAATTGGCGCAGCCACTGCGTGGCAAAACAGAACATTGGATAGAATTTATCCTATAGTATATATGGATGCTATGCATTTTAAAGTAAGAGATGACAATAGAATTGTTAGTAAAGCAGCATACATATGTATGGCATATGATATGAGTGGTCATAAAGATATTTTAGGTATTTGGGTTGGAGAATCCGAAGGAGCGAAGTTTTGGTTGTCAGTATGCAATGATTTGAAGAATAGAGGTGTTAAACAAATACTAATTGCATGTATGGATGGGCTTAGAGGTTTACCAGATGCTATAAAAACCGTTTATCCAGAAGTAAGTATACAAACATGTATAGTACATCAAATTAGAAATTCTCTGAAATACATAGCGTCAAAAGATAAGAAAGAATTCATTAAAGATTTAAAATTAATTTATAAAGCAACTACCGAAGAGCTAGCGCTCCTAGAACTTGATAATCTCAAGGAAAAATGGGGTTCTAAGTACGGTATAGTTATTGATTCTTGGTATAATAATTGGGATAATTTATCCACATTCTTCGAATTTTCACCTGAGATTAGAAAAATGATATATACTACAAATGCCCTAGAAGGATTTAATAGACAGATTAGAAAATTTACTAAAACCAGAACCGTATTTCCTACGGATGAATCCTTAAAAAAGTCATTATATCTAGCAACCATGGAGATAATGGAAAAATGGACTTCACCAAGACAAAATTGGGCTCTTACACTAGGTCAATTAACAATTACATTTGGTAATAAAATAGATGAATTTTTAGCATAA
- a CDS encoding DUF4342 domain-containing protein yields MSDITLEKIDILRERTGVSYTEAKEALEKCDGNVVDSLIYLENTIEENKSSIKEDIYSTKEDFMKWIKDIAKKGNVNRIRVKKDEKVIVDIPVNAGVAAGVIAAMYPLVIILGVVGAVVTKVTVEIVKDDGSVEVVNKIIKDTAKDVKDKVNDITDDVKEKVGYMAYDVKGKFDKDNNNNNTSNASSEDKNIYKYTVKFEEVDDKDSKKNKNDR; encoded by the coding sequence ATGAGTGATATTACTCTAGAAAAGATTGATATCTTAAGAGAAAGAACTGGAGTTAGCTATACTGAAGCAAAAGAGGCTTTAGAAAAATGTGATGGCAATGTTGTAGATTCATTGATATATCTTGAAAATACTATAGAAGAAAATAAAAGCAGTATAAAAGAAGATATATATAGTACAAAAGAAGATTTCATGAAGTGGATAAAAGATATTGCTAAAAAAGGAAATGTAAATAGAATAAGAGTTAAAAAAGATGAAAAGGTAATCGTGGATATTCCTGTTAATGCAGGAGTTGCAGCAGGAGTTATTGCAGCAATGTATCCTCTAGTTATTATTTTAGGAGTTGTAGGTGCAGTTGTAACTAAAGTAACAGTTGAAATAGTAAAAGATGATGGTTCAGTAGAAGTTGTTAATAAGATAATAAAAGATACTGCAAAAGATGTTAAAGATAAAGTGAATGATATTACAGATGATGTAAAAGAAAAAGTAGGATACATGGCGTACGATGTAAAAGGAAAGTTCGATAAAGATAATAATAATAATAATACATCCAATGCATCATCCGAGGATAAAAACATATATAAGTATACTGTTAAGTTTGAAGAAGTTGATGATAAAGATAGTAAAAAAAATAAAAACGACAGATAA
- a CDS encoding Nif3-like dinuclear metal center hexameric protein: protein MSLKVIDVKNIIENFAPVKLKLSYDNVGLMVGELDKEVGSILVALDCTLDVIEEAKRKKCDLIFTHHPLLYKKPSSVTSETLVGKKILELIKGNINLYSAHTNMDSVAGGINDTVMDMLGFGESKTIELSEGRDKDDNKSGLGRVAKLNDPITLKELCEKVKTSLDVSFVRYAGEDDKLIQSVAVINGNGQSYFPMAKEMGVDCIITGDTTYHFVSDYKEEGIGIIDAGHFPTEWLAFKNIVKILEKRLKDSGFHNEVVFSEASKDPYKLG from the coding sequence ATGTCTTTAAAAGTAATAGATGTTAAAAATATAATAGAAAATTTTGCTCCTGTAAAATTAAAATTAAGTTATGATAATGTAGGACTTATGGTAGGTGAGTTAGATAAGGAAGTAGGATCTATTCTTGTAGCATTAGATTGTACATTGGACGTTATAGAGGAAGCAAAAAGAAAAAAATGTGATTTAATATTTACACATCATCCGTTATTATACAAAAAGCCATCTTCTGTAACTTCTGAAACTTTGGTTGGTAAAAAGATATTAGAACTTATAAAAGGAAATATAAATCTTTATTCTGCACACACTAACATGGATTCAGTGGCAGGAGGAATTAATGATACTGTTATGGATATGTTAGGATTTGGAGAAAGTAAAACTATAGAACTTTCTGAAGGAAGAGATAAAGATGATAATAAAAGTGGTTTGGGAAGAGTAGCAAAACTTAATGATCCTATAACATTAAAAGAGTTATGTGAAAAAGTAAAAACAAGCTTAGATGTATCTTTTGTTAGATATGCAGGTGAAGATGATAAGCTTATACAAAGTGTTGCTGTAATAAATGGAAATGGTCAAAGTTATTTTCCTATGGCAAAAGAAATGGGTGTAGATTGCATAATTACAGGAGATACAACGTATCACTTTGTTAGTGACTATAAAGAAGAAGGTATAGGAATAATTGATGCAGGACATTTTCCAACAGAATGGTTAGCATTTAAGAACATAGTAAAAATTTTAGAAAAAAGATTAAAAGACAGTGGATTTCATAATGAAGTAGTATTTTCAGAGGCTTCAAAAGATCCATATAAACTAGGATAA
- a CDS encoding helix-turn-helix transcriptional regulator, translated as MNLSTRQKEIIQLVKEGQPITSEKLAKKIGVTRAALRPDLAILTMIGILEAKPKVGYIYSNKSTSSVVLEYIRKIKVEDVMSKPITLDEETTVYNAIINLFLNDVGTIFVENDGYLVGAVSRKDFLKIAIGGTDINKVPLGIIMTRMPNIVCVEKGECVYSAAKKIIEREVDSLPVIERLPNEEGDKVKVIGKLSKTNITRLFLKLGEEN; from the coding sequence ATCAATTTATCGACTAGACAAAAAGAAATTATTCAGTTAGTTAAAGAAGGTCAACCTATAACAAGTGAAAAGTTAGCTAAAAAAATAGGAGTTACAAGGGCAGCTTTAAGACCTGATCTTGCGATATTAACTATGATTGGAATATTAGAAGCTAAACCCAAAGTAGGATATATATATTCAAATAAATCAACTTCCAGTGTAGTTTTGGAGTATATAAGAAAAATAAAAGTTGAAGATGTAATGTCAAAACCTATTACATTGGATGAAGAAACTACAGTATATAATGCTATAATAAATTTATTTTTAAATGATGTTGGGACTATATTTGTAGAAAATGATGGATACCTTGTAGGAGCAGTTTCAAGAAAAGATTTTTTGAAGATAGCTATAGGGGGAACTGATATAAATAAAGTTCCATTAGGGATAATAATGACTAGAATGCCCAATATAGTGTGTGTAGAAAAAGGTGAGTGTGTTTACTCGGCTGCAAAGAAAATTATTGAAAGAGAAGTTGATAGTCTTCCGGTAATTGAAAGATTACCTAATGAAGAAGGCGACAAAGTTAAGGTTATAGGTAAACTCTCTAAAACTAATATAACTCGTTTGTTCCTTAAACTAGGTGAGGAAAATTAA
- a CDS encoding PH domain-containing protein, whose product MDIYKSKKGISFIIILSVILLIDICGILLKNLINQYMVLSLIQVALVVLNIYGCYYWFLSLSLKYIIDEDYLHIVGVFGFKNIKISFKEIESYKICTNRVKGVKLRGIGDGRFAFGRYFIEKIGTTRMFVTSNKNTVYLKTKDINYAVSPEEIELFIKKLKEKGVNSLEWEYVRGKPVILYKEKAFMVPFIIVSILIIIFTITPLIFYVKGMLPEKMPLSLDATFNPIRMGTGKQYAFKQAIYGVLNMGILLCMYYAAHFHAKYDKKSAKTYIYVALFTAIVFFLMQMRTLFNYML is encoded by the coding sequence GTGGATATATATAAGTCAAAAAAAGGAATAAGTTTCATTATTATATTATCCGTTATATTATTAATAGATATATGTGGCATTCTGTTAAAAAACTTAATCAATCAATATATGGTTTTATCATTAATACAAGTTGCTTTGGTGGTATTAAATATCTATGGCTGCTATTATTGGTTTTTATCATTATCTTTAAAGTATATAATTGATGAAGATTATTTACATATAGTAGGTGTTTTTGGATTTAAAAATATAAAAATATCTTTTAAAGAAATAGAAAGTTACAAGATTTGTACTAATAGAGTAAAAGGTGTGAAATTAAGAGGTATTGGTGATGGAAGATTTGCTTTCGGAAGGTATTTCATAGAAAAAATTGGAACTACCCGTATGTTTGTAACATCTAATAAAAATACAGTATATTTAAAAACCAAAGATATAAATTATGCAGTTTCACCAGAGGAGATAGAGCTTTTTATAAAAAAGTTAAAAGAAAAAGGTGTTAATTCATTGGAGTGGGAGTATGTAAGGGGAAAGCCAGTTATATTATATAAAGAAAAAGCATTTATGGTTCCTTTTATTATTGTAAGCATACTTATAATTATTTTTACAATAACACCATTAATTTTCTATGTAAAAGGAATGTTACCAGAAAAAATGCCTTTGAGTTTAGATGCTACATTTAATCCAATAAGAATGGGTACGGGGAAACAATATGCATTTAAACAGGCTATTTATGGTGTGTTAAATATGGGAATATTACTTTGTATGTATTATGCTGCTCATTTTCATGCAAAATATGATAAGAAAAGTGCAAAAACATATATATATGTGGCGCTATTCACAGCTATAGTTTTCTTTTTAATGCAAATGAGGACGTTGTTTAATTACATGTTATAG
- the rpoD gene encoding RNA polymerase sigma factor RpoD, translating into MADNKKKDTTNKNDVKDNKDRMKIIKNLIDKGKKKGNLTYKEIMDELDNVELTPEQIEKVYGVLESMDIEVVGDIKEIETEEEEIDLSVPEGISIDDPVRMYLKEIGKVPLLSPDEEINLAQRIEDGDMYAKKKLAEANLRLVVSIAKRYVGRGMLFLDLIQEGNLGLIKAVEKFDYRKGYKFSTYATWWIRQAITRAIADQARTIRIPVHMVETINKLIRVSRQLLQELGREPQPEEIAKIMEMPVDKVREIMKIAQEPVSLETPIGEEEDSHLGDFIPDDEAPAPAEAAAFTMLKEQLINVLDTLTPREEKVLRLRFGLDDGRARTLEEVGKEFNVTRERIRQIEAKALRKLRHPSRSKKLKDYLD; encoded by the coding sequence ATGGCAGATAATAAAAAGAAAGACACTACAAACAAAAATGACGTAAAAGATAATAAGGACAGAATGAAAATAATAAAAAACCTTATCGATAAAGGAAAGAAAAAAGGTAATTTAACATATAAAGAGATAATGGATGAATTGGATAATGTTGAATTAACTCCAGAACAAATAGAAAAAGTTTATGGTGTTCTTGAATCAATGGATATAGAAGTTGTTGGTGATATAAAAGAGATAGAGACAGAAGAAGAAGAAATAGATCTTTCAGTACCAGAAGGTATATCTATAGATGATCCTGTTAGAATGTATTTAAAAGAAATAGGAAAAGTACCTCTTTTATCTCCAGATGAAGAGATAAATCTTGCTCAAAGAATAGAAGATGGAGATATGTATGCTAAAAAGAAATTAGCAGAAGCTAACTTAAGACTTGTTGTAAGTATAGCTAAAAGATATGTAGGACGTGGAATGCTATTTCTTGACCTTATCCAAGAAGGAAATTTAGGACTTATAAAAGCAGTAGAAAAGTTTGATTATAGAAAAGGATATAAATTTAGTACTTATGCTACATGGTGGATTAGACAGGCAATAACAAGAGCTATTGCAGACCAAGCAAGAACTATAAGAATTCCGGTTCATATGGTGGAAACAATAAATAAACTTATAAGAGTATCAAGACAATTATTGCAAGAATTAGGTCGTGAACCACAACCGGAAGAAATAGCAAAAATAATGGAAATGCCAGTTGATAAGGTAAGAGAAATCATGAAGATAGCTCAAGAGCCAGTGTCACTTGAAACTCCAATTGGAGAAGAAGAAGATAGTCATCTAGGAGATTTTATACCTGATGATGAAGCACCAGCACCAGCAGAAGCAGCGGCATTTACTATGTTAAAAGAACAACTTATAAATGTGCTAGATACACTTACTCCAAGAGAAGAAAAAGTATTAAGATTAAGATTCGGGCTTGATGATGGAAGAGCAAGAACTTTAGAGGAAGTTGGAAAAGAATTTAATGTAACAAGAGAAAGAATAAGACAAATAGAAGCAAAAGCTTTAAGAAAACTAAGACATCCAAGTAGAAGTAAAAAATTAAAAGATTATTTAGACTAA
- a CDS encoding CotS family spore coat protein — translation MAEPAKLYNNSIFSEENIQKFILPHYNLQNAEVTAIKFKDTDKQRAVYRITTDNREYCLKKVYFGKKDLLFVYSAIEWLYRHEINVPTLLPNNTHGRFVEYNDMLFILTPWIDGVKCEYNYNEHITKACSNLANIHKESFNFFPIPGSTYRKGCNNLFKSINKHFENLMINSNYAFKYGDYFSKAFLNKFQDAMYIAKISSKTLADINFSNLTTSLCHMDYVNKNLIFDKDDNLWIIDLDKCRIDYCIHDLAYFFRRLLRRYETNWDLDTLLLCLNSYEKILPLNLDEYKYLLGYLSFPQKYWKLSRDYYKNIKKCNKKTFVNMISKSVKSFDKQIKFSQDFSMYINKKFNLKTY, via the coding sequence ATGGCTGAACCAGCTAAATTATATAATAATAGCATATTTTCAGAAGAAAATATACAAAAATTTATACTTCCTCATTACAATTTACAAAATGCAGAAGTTACAGCTATAAAGTTTAAAGATACAGATAAACAAAGAGCTGTATATAGAATAACTACAGATAATCGAGAGTATTGCCTAAAGAAAGTTTATTTTGGGAAAAAAGACTTACTTTTTGTTTACTCAGCCATAGAATGGCTATACAGGCATGAAATAAATGTTCCTACTCTATTACCCAATAATACACATGGAAGATTTGTTGAATATAATGATATGTTATTTATTTTAACTCCTTGGATTGATGGAGTTAAATGTGAATATAACTATAATGAGCATATAACTAAAGCCTGTAGTAATCTTGCAAATATCCATAAAGAATCCTTTAATTTTTTCCCAATTCCCGGAAGTACTTATCGAAAAGGATGCAATAATTTATTTAAATCTATAAATAAACATTTTGAAAACCTAATGATAAACTCAAATTATGCTTTTAAATATGGAGATTACTTTTCTAAAGCATTTTTAAATAAATTTCAAGATGCCATGTATATCGCTAAAATATCTAGTAAAACTTTAGCTGATATTAATTTTTCTAATTTGACAACATCTCTTTGTCATATGGACTACGTTAACAAAAATCTAATTTTCGACAAAGATGATAACCTTTGGATTATAGATCTTGATAAATGTAGAATTGATTATTGCATACATGATCTTGCTTATTTCTTTAGAAGACTTTTACGACGATATGAAACTAATTGGGATTTAGATACACTATTACTTTGTTTAAACTCATACGAAAAAATTCTTCCATTGAATTTAGATGAATATAAGTATTTATTAGGATATCTATCTTTTCCTCAAAAATATTGGAAACTATCTAGAGATTATTATAAGAACATAAAAAAATGCAATAAAAAAACTTTTGTAAATATGATTTCTAAATCTGTTAAAAGTTTTGATAAGCAAATAAAATTTTCACAAGACTTTTCTATGTATATTAATAAAAAATTTAATTTAAAAACATACTAA
- the dnaG gene encoding DNA primase yields the protein MISEEIIEKIKEQNNIVDVISESVKLKRTGRNFIGLCPFHNEKTPSFSVSEDKQIYKCFGCGEAGNVFTFVMKSRNLSFIEAVKYLGDKVNIHIEENDEKNKIHKNKNDKLYKINVEAARYYFRNLQTSKEATDYFEKRGILNKTLRRFGLGYAPSGWHNIMNFLKKKGYTELDLLNAGLIIKGKNNSLYDRFRNRVIFPVFDYKGKVIGFGGRVLDDSKPKYLNSPETDIFKKGTNLYGLNFAIKDNNRTIIIVEGYMDCISLYQYGVTNVVASLGTALTYDQAKLLKRYADKIIVSYDADFAGQNATMRGLKILKKQGFDLKVLDIPDGKDPDEFIKNHGKDAFMKLIDDALPLVDYEIKMAKYGLDITNEEMLMKYVNNACKIINKLNPIEKDIYIRKLSQETRLKEQAIYDLLNANTSKNYPKSQQRYTKENFGQKLYIEPAYMKTQRNLIKIMTLNIDNYGYVIDTVSEKDFIIDSHKKIFKLIKEEVSQNIDNLKKIYKSIEMKCDDVGSSREWIKIQQVQLDDDVDCKELVDAYIKEIKKFKLEESKEEIMKKIKYYEAQGLFEESLNLVKELESIQNNIMAMNNCERR from the coding sequence TTGATAAGTGAAGAAATAATTGAAAAGATTAAAGAACAAAATAATATCGTAGATGTTATTTCTGAAAGTGTTAAACTCAAAAGAACAGGAAGAAATTTTATAGGACTTTGTCCATTTCACAATGAAAAAACACCTTCTTTTAGTGTATCAGAAGATAAACAAATATATAAATGCTTTGGATGTGGAGAAGCTGGAAATGTTTTTACTTTTGTAATGAAAAGTAGAAATTTATCTTTTATCGAAGCTGTAAAATATCTTGGTGATAAAGTTAACATACATATAGAAGAAAATGATGAAAAAAATAAAATTCATAAAAATAAAAATGATAAGCTATATAAAATAAATGTTGAAGCAGCAAGATATTATTTTAGAAATTTACAAACTAGTAAAGAAGCTACTGATTACTTTGAAAAAAGAGGTATACTCAATAAAACTTTAAGAAGGTTTGGTCTTGGATATGCACCTTCAGGATGGCATAATATAATGAATTTTTTAAAAAAGAAAGGGTATACAGAATTAGATTTATTAAATGCAGGATTGATTATAAAAGGAAAAAATAATTCTTTATATGATAGATTTAGAAATAGAGTTATATTTCCTGTATTTGACTATAAAGGGAAGGTTATTGGTTTTGGTGGGAGAGTTTTAGATGATTCAAAACCTAAATATTTGAATTCTCCGGAAACAGACATATTTAAAAAAGGAACGAATCTATATGGTCTTAATTTTGCTATAAAAGATAATAATAGAACTATAATTATTGTTGAAGGCTATATGGATTGCATATCTTTATATCAATATGGAGTTACTAACGTAGTTGCATCTTTGGGTACAGCACTTACATATGATCAAGCGAAGCTTTTAAAAAGATATGCCGATAAAATTATAGTATCATATGATGCAGATTTTGCAGGACAAAATGCTACTATGAGAGGATTAAAAATACTAAAAAAACAAGGATTTGACCTTAAAGTATTAGATATACCAGATGGTAAAGATCCTGATGAGTTTATTAAAAATCATGGTAAAGATGCCTTCATGAAGCTTATAGATGACGCATTACCTTTAGTTGATTATGAGATTAAAATGGCTAAATATGGTCTTGATATTACTAATGAAGAAATGCTTATGAAATATGTAAATAATGCTTGTAAAATTATTAATAAATTAAATCCTATAGAGAAAGATATTTATATAAGAAAATTGTCACAAGAAACGAGACTTAAAGAACAAGCAATTTATGACTTATTAAATGCAAATACTAGTAAAAATTATCCTAAATCTCAACAAAGGTATACTAAAGAAAATTTTGGACAAAAATTATATATAGAGCCTGCTTACATGAAGACTCAACGAAACTTAATAAAAATTATGACATTAAATATAGATAACTATGGGTATGTAATAGATACAGTTAGTGAAAAAGATTTTATAATAGATAGTCATAAAAAGATATTTAAGTTAATAAAGGAAGAAGTTAGTCAAAATATAGATAATTTAAAAAAAATATATAAATCTATAGAAATGAAATGTGATGATGTAGGAAGTTCTAGAGAATGGATAAAAATACAGCAAGTACAATTGGACGATGATGTAGATTGTAAAGAACTTGTGGATGCTTATATAAAAGAGATAAAAAAATTCAAACTAGAGGAGTCGAAGGAAGAAATTATGAAAAAAATTAAGTACTATGAGGCTCAAGGATTATTTGAGGAATCTTTAAATCTTGTTAAGGAACTTGAGAGTATTCAAAATAATATAATGGCTATGAACAATTGTGAAAGGAGGTAA
- a CDS encoding M48 family metallopeptidase yields MKVYYDQKEIEFEVKYRKRKTLKILVKPTLEVEVVSPLGVTDKCIKEIILRRASWILNKREYFEKFSPQIISKNYVSGEIHSYLGVQYRLKVIEAERNHVSLKGEYIYIHTIHKNNNEYNKELLYRWYKEKSKKIFEELFIECYEKVKKYDLKKPTWGIRKMKARWGSYHINKNHILLNVELIKGDIDEIKYVIMHELSHIKHPNHSKEFYKFMDLIMPNWREKRVGLEKILFS; encoded by the coding sequence ATGAAAGTTTACTATGATCAAAAGGAAATAGAATTTGAAGTTAAGTATAGAAAAAGAAAAACTTTAAAAATTTTGGTTAAACCTACTCTTGAAGTAGAAGTGGTATCGCCGTTGGGAGTAACAGATAAATGTATTAAAGAAATTATACTAAGAAGAGCATCATGGATATTAAACAAAAGAGAATATTTTGAAAAGTTTTCACCTCAAATTATATCTAAAAATTATGTAAGTGGAGAGATACATAGTTATTTGGGAGTGCAATATAGACTTAAGGTAATTGAGGCAGAAAGAAATCATGTAAGTCTTAAAGGTGAATATATTTATATTCATACTATACATAAAAATAATAATGAATATAATAAAGAGTTACTTTATAGATGGTATAAGGAAAAGTCAAAAAAGATATTTGAAGAACTTTTTATAGAGTGTTATGAAAAAGTAAAAAAATACGATTTAAAAAAACCTACATGGGGAATTAGAAAAATGAAAGCTAGATGGGGAAGTTACCATATTAATAAAAATCATATACTTCTAAATGTAGAGCTTATAAAAGGTGATATAGATGAAATAAAGTATGTGATTATGCATGAGTTAAGTCATATAAAACATCCTAATCATAGTAAAGAGTTTTATAAATTTATGGATCTTATTATGCCAAATTGGAGAGAAAAAAGAGTAGGGTTAGAAAAGATTTTATTTTCATGA